A DNA window from Candidatus Zixiibacteriota bacterium contains the following coding sequences:
- the accC gene encoding acetyl-CoA carboxylase biotin carboxylase subunit, translating to MAAKIKKILIANRGEIAVRIIRGCRDLRIDAVAVYSDCDKSAYHVRLADEAHHIGPSPSAESYLAQDKIIDAAKRAGADAIHPGYGFLAENAEFAQRCIDEKIIFIGPKPETITLLGDKLQARAKALEAGLPVVPGETIEGDDLKSSIAKADAIGYPILIKAAAGGGGKGMRVVHEPAQFDDALQRASSEATSAFGDGRVYLEKYLERPRHIEIQILCDQHGNAIHLNERECSIQRRHQKVIEESPSPVMTPPLRQRMGAAAVDIARKTGYVGAGTVEFMVAEDMSFYFLEVNTRLQVEHPVTEMVTGIDLVKEQIAIAEGEPLRYRQEDIKLDGHAIECRIYAEDPQQGFTPSTGRLNHYRIPAGPGVRVDSGVVIFNEIPIFYDPMIAKLVVWGSDRAEAINRTRRALQEYRVSGLKTTIGFHLAVLENDRFAKGELSTSFLSEEFPDNKYEILDDDILRCAAIAAALNKFTHERKISLGPKRTDREDTSQWSAVHRRQRLRWFGGSR from the coding sequence ATGGCAGCTAAGATCAAAAAGATACTCATCGCCAACCGTGGCGAAATCGCGGTTCGAATTATTCGCGGTTGCCGCGACCTCCGTATCGACGCCGTAGCCGTCTACTCCGACTGCGACAAATCCGCCTATCATGTGCGACTGGCCGACGAAGCACATCATATAGGACCTTCCCCCTCGGCCGAGAGCTATCTGGCTCAGGACAAAATCATCGATGCCGCAAAACGGGCCGGGGCCGATGCTATTCATCCGGGCTACGGCTTTCTGGCAGAGAATGCCGAGTTTGCACAGCGCTGTATCGACGAAAAGATCATCTTCATAGGACCCAAGCCGGAGACGATTACGTTGCTGGGTGACAAATTGCAGGCGCGGGCAAAAGCGCTGGAAGCGGGCCTGCCGGTCGTGCCGGGTGAAACTATCGAGGGTGACGATCTCAAGTCGTCCATCGCCAAGGCCGATGCTATAGGGTATCCGATCCTTATCAAAGCAGCCGCCGGTGGCGGCGGCAAAGGAATGCGGGTCGTTCACGAACCGGCGCAGTTTGATGACGCTCTGCAACGCGCCTCAAGCGAAGCAACATCCGCCTTTGGCGATGGACGGGTATACCTGGAGAAATACCTCGAACGCCCGCGTCATATCGAGATTCAGATACTGTGCGATCAACACGGTAATGCCATACACCTGAACGAGCGCGAGTGTTCGATACAACGCCGCCACCAGAAAGTGATCGAGGAGTCGCCCTCGCCCGTGATGACGCCCCCACTGCGTCAACGGATGGGCGCCGCTGCTGTCGACATAGCCCGCAAGACCGGTTATGTCGGCGCCGGCACGGTCGAGTTCATGGTTGCTGAGGACATGTCGTTCTATTTTCTCGAAGTAAACACGCGGCTCCAGGTGGAGCATCCGGTCACGGAGATGGTCACCGGTATCGATTTGGTCAAAGAACAGATTGCCATTGCCGAAGGGGAACCATTGCGCTATCGACAGGAGGATATCAAACTCGACGGCCACGCCATCGAGTGTCGTATCTACGCCGAAGACCCTCAACAGGGCTTCACACCCTCCACCGGCAGGCTCAACCACTATCGCATCCCGGCCGGCCCCGGCGTCCGAGTCGATTCCGGTGTCGTTATTTTCAATGAGATACCTATCTTCTATGACCCCATGATCGCCAAGCTGGTGGTATGGGGAAGCGACCGCGCCGAAGCTATCAACCGCACCCGCCGCGCTCTGCAGGAGTATCGAGTGTCGGGACTGAAAACGACTATTGGATTCCATCTGGCCGTTTTGGAAAACGACAGATTCGCCAAAGGTGAACTTTCCACCAGCTTTTTATCAGAGGAGTTCCCCGACAATAAGTACGAAATCCTGGACGACGACATATTGCGTTGCGCGGCAATTGCGGCGGCGCTGAACAAGTTTACGCACGAGCGCAAGATATCCCTCGGGCCCAAACGAACCGACAGAGAGGATACCTCCCAATGGAGCGCGGTCCATCGTCGCCAACGTCTTCGTTGGTTTGGAGGAAGCCGCTGA
- a CDS encoding BlaI/MecI/CopY family transcriptional regulator → MSKPFYFNPTAEGLAVFMGPTEARLMEIAWAQDSLTVKQALFHLGETNKRAYTTVMTILSRLAEKQLLMKERIGRSFVYRPSIPREKYLKSRVKTLTDCLENNFPDLR, encoded by the coding sequence ATGTCGAAACCGTTCTACTTTAATCCCACCGCAGAGGGGTTGGCCGTTTTCATGGGACCGACCGAAGCGCGACTGATGGAAATAGCCTGGGCGCAGGATAGCTTAACCGTCAAACAGGCGCTCTTCCACCTCGGTGAAACCAACAAACGAGCGTACACCACGGTTATGACGATATTGAGCCGCCTGGCTGAGAAACAGCTCTTGATGAAAGAACGGATCGGGCGCAGTTTTGTCTACCGTCCGAGTATTCCCAGAGAGAAGTATCTTAAGTCTCGGGTCAAAACGCTGACCGATTGCCTTGAGAACAATTTCCCCGATCTGAGATAA
- the mce gene encoding methylmalonyl-CoA epimerase, with amino-acid sequence MNRDLISHIGIAVADLSSAIQRYQLLIGKEPDHVTEVADQKVTVAMFAGQSAGSSKIELVAPTSPDSPVMSFLQKKGEGLHHLCISVDDIEAALVRLRSAGVRLIDETPRVGAQGNKIAFVHPSDMHGVLIELEQKV; translated from the coding sequence ATGAACCGCGATCTGATTTCGCATATCGGCATTGCCGTGGCCGATCTGAGCAGCGCCATTCAACGATATCAACTGCTGATCGGAAAAGAACCTGACCATGTAACCGAAGTAGCCGATCAAAAGGTCACAGTAGCCATGTTCGCGGGCCAGTCTGCAGGCTCTTCGAAAATCGAACTGGTCGCTCCAACTTCGCCGGATAGCCCGGTGATGTCATTTCTGCAAAAGAAGGGTGAAGGTCTGCATCATCTATGCATCTCGGTAGATGACATCGAGGCTGCGCTGGTTCGGCTCAGATCAGCCGGGGTGAGACTAATCGACGAGACACCGCGAGTTGGAGCCCAGGGGAACAAGATCGCATTCGTACATCCGTCGGACATGCATGGCGTGCTGATCGAGTTGGAGCAGAAAGTGTAG
- a CDS encoding acyl-CoA carboxylase subunit beta, which produces MSLEEQLNDLEKRRAEAKLGGGQKRIDAQHAKGKLTARERIELLVDENSFEEFDMFVTHRSSDFGLAEQKVLGDGVVTGCAKINGRTAYIFSQDFTVFGGSLSEAHAEKICKIMKMAMKVGAPVIGLNDSGGARIQEGVVSLGGYADIFLLNTLASGVVPQLSLVLGPCAGGAVYSPAITDFVFMTKGTSYMFVTGPNVVKTVTHEQVTSEELGGAMVHAEKSGVAHFACENEADAITRLKKLLQYIPQNNCEDPPFGDNDDPPDREDETLNKIVPDNPNVPYDIKDVIKLVVDEGAFLEVHQEFAQNIVVGFAHLGGRSIGIVANQPAVLAGVLDINSSNKGARFIRFCDAFNIPLLTFEDVPGFLPGMDQEHGGIIKNGAKLLYAYCEATVPKVTVITRKAYGGAYDVMNSKHVRGDMNYAWPSAEIAVMGSKGAVEIIFRKDIAEADDPEAELQKMTDDYREKFANPYMAAARGYVDDVIEPKTTRPRLIRAFEMLETKKDTNPPKKHGNIPL; this is translated from the coding sequence GTGTCACTTGAGGAACAACTGAACGATCTTGAAAAACGCCGCGCCGAGGCCAAACTCGGCGGCGGGCAGAAGCGTATTGACGCTCAGCACGCCAAAGGAAAACTGACAGCGCGCGAACGGATCGAGCTGTTGGTCGATGAGAACTCGTTCGAAGAGTTCGACATGTTCGTGACCCATCGTTCGTCCGATTTCGGGCTGGCCGAGCAGAAGGTTCTGGGCGACGGCGTCGTTACCGGATGCGCCAAGATCAACGGACGGACGGCCTATATTTTCTCGCAGGATTTCACCGTTTTCGGTGGTTCGCTCTCTGAAGCCCACGCCGAGAAGATTTGCAAGATCATGAAAATGGCTATGAAAGTGGGCGCGCCGGTGATCGGACTTAACGATTCCGGCGGCGCGCGAATTCAGGAAGGCGTTGTCTCGCTGGGCGGCTACGCCGACATCTTCTTGCTCAATACGCTGGCCTCCGGTGTCGTGCCGCAGTTGTCGTTGGTGCTGGGGCCGTGTGCCGGTGGAGCCGTCTACAGCCCGGCCATTACCGACTTCGTTTTCATGACCAAAGGCACATCCTACATGTTCGTCACCGGGCCCAACGTCGTCAAAACGGTCACCCACGAACAAGTAACGTCGGAAGAGTTGGGCGGCGCTATGGTGCATGCCGAAAAATCGGGCGTGGCCCACTTCGCCTGCGAGAACGAAGCCGATGCTATCACCAGACTGAAAAAGTTGCTTCAGTATATTCCGCAAAACAACTGCGAGGACCCGCCGTTCGGTGACAACGACGATCCGCCGGATCGTGAAGATGAGACGCTTAACAAAATCGTGCCGGACAATCCGAATGTGCCATACGATATCAAGGACGTTATCAAACTGGTGGTCGATGAGGGCGCTTTCCTTGAGGTGCACCAGGAGTTCGCACAGAACATTGTGGTCGGCTTCGCGCATCTGGGCGGACGTTCGATCGGCATTGTTGCCAACCAGCCGGCGGTGCTGGCCGGGGTGCTGGATATCAACTCGTCGAACAAGGGTGCGCGGTTCATCAGGTTCTGCGACGCCTTTAACATCCCGCTGTTGACCTTCGAGGATGTGCCGGGATTCTTGCCGGGGATGGATCAGGAACATGGCGGCATTATCAAAAACGGCGCCAAGCTCTTGTATGCCTATTGTGAGGCAACCGTGCCCAAAGTGACGGTGATCACCCGCAAGGCGTATGGCGGCGCATACGACGTCATGAATTCCAAACATGTGCGCGGCGACATGAACTACGCCTGGCCGAGTGCTGAAATCGCCGTTATGGGATCAAAAGGAGCCGTCGAGATAATTTTCAGGAAGGATATCGCCGAGGCCGACGATCCCGAAGCAGAGCTACAGAAGATGACCGACGATTATCGCGAAAAGTTCGCCAATCCATACATGGCTGCGGCGCGTGGGTATGTCGACGATGTCATCGAGCCCAAGACAACACGTCCGCGCTTGATTCGCGCCTTTGAGATGCTCGAAACCAAAAAGGACACCAACCCACCCAAGAAGCATGGGAACATTCCGTTGTGA
- a CDS encoding biotin/lipoyl-binding protein produces the protein MPRYLVKVEGHEYDVEVQYRADGYAVTVDGSPVRISTHELNDTRSVLLVDDRSFEVDVRSNGHDESRVVFMLGVEIAAEVEQYHLAQLRKRAGIATEASAQKVLRAPMPGLILEVKIAEGAAVAKDDPLIVIEAMKMENVLKAPADGTVKTVSVTKGASVEKGDVLMEFE, from the coding sequence ATGCCGCGCTACCTGGTCAAAGTCGAAGGTCACGAATACGATGTCGAGGTTCAGTACCGCGCCGACGGATATGCAGTGACGGTCGACGGTTCACCGGTCAGGATATCCACGCACGAATTAAACGACACGCGGTCTGTGCTCCTGGTGGATGATCGTTCGTTTGAAGTTGACGTTCGATCCAACGGTCACGATGAAAGCCGGGTCGTTTTCATGCTTGGCGTCGAAATCGCTGCCGAGGTTGAACAGTATCATCTGGCTCAGTTGCGCAAAAGGGCCGGTATCGCCACCGAGGCGTCGGCTCAAAAGGTTCTGCGGGCGCCCATGCCGGGATTGATTCTTGAAGTGAAGATTGCCGAGGGGGCAGCCGTAGCAAAAGATGATCCGTTGATCGTAATCGAAGCGATGAAAATGGAAAACGTCCTCAAAGCGCCGGCCGACGGCACGGTGAAAACAGTCAGTGTGACCAAGGGTGCTTCGGTTGAAAAGGGTGACGTGCTCATGGAGTTTGAGTGA
- a CDS encoding methylmalonyl-CoA mutase family protein produces the protein MAPTKKLNTSGIEIPIVVTPPDRAEKEATCGRPGEFPFTRGVYPDMYRGRLWTMRQYAGFGTAKETNRRFKYLLQRGQTGLSVAFDLATQIGYDSDHPMALGEVGRTGVAIDSLEDMEALFDGIPLDKVSTSMTINSTAVILLAMYIVVGKKQGVPSERLKGTIQNDVLKEFIARGTYILPPEPSMRIITDIFAYGGSNLPQYNTISISGYHIREAGATAAQEVAFTLANGLAYCKAALKAGLDIDKFAPKLSFFFAAHNDLFEEVAKFRAARTIWARSIHERFAPTSEKSTLLRFHTQTGGSTLTAQQPENNIVRTTLQALAAVMGGTQSLHTNSYDEALSLPTEKAAEIALRTQQILAFESGCADSADPLAGSYYVEYLTSRLEGRITEIMDQIDKQGGAVNCIENGYYSSEISQAAYKTQRAIEDKERVVVGLNRFIGQESSTPQVLKVDPLLEQNQKERLQKMKAGRDNRKVESCLDSLRQTAESSGNIVGPVIEAVENYATVGEISEQFRKVWGEYHAKN, from the coding sequence ATGGCGCCGACTAAGAAACTCAACACGTCAGGCATTGAGATACCGATTGTTGTTACACCCCCTGACAGGGCGGAAAAAGAAGCCACTTGTGGCCGCCCCGGGGAGTTTCCGTTTACGCGGGGTGTCTATCCGGACATGTACCGAGGACGGCTGTGGACGATGCGTCAGTACGCCGGGTTCGGCACCGCCAAAGAAACCAACAGACGTTTCAAATATCTGCTTCAACGAGGTCAGACCGGGTTGTCGGTTGCCTTCGACCTGGCCACACAAATCGGATATGATTCGGATCACCCCATGGCCCTGGGTGAGGTTGGTCGGACCGGTGTGGCCATAGATTCGCTTGAGGACATGGAAGCACTTTTTGACGGTATCCCTCTGGACAAAGTATCTACTTCGATGACAATCAATTCCACTGCCGTAATCCTGTTGGCCATGTACATCGTGGTGGGGAAAAAGCAGGGAGTGCCGTCCGAGAGATTGAAGGGCACTATACAGAACGATGTCCTTAAGGAATTCATTGCCCGCGGTACCTATATCCTGCCGCCGGAGCCGTCGATGCGCATAATCACCGATATATTTGCTTACGGCGGCTCGAATCTGCCGCAGTACAACACCATTTCGATCTCCGGATACCACATACGTGAGGCCGGCGCCACGGCGGCACAAGAAGTGGCCTTCACGCTGGCCAACGGTCTTGCTTATTGCAAAGCGGCACTGAAAGCGGGACTGGACATCGATAAGTTTGCACCCAAGCTGTCTTTCTTTTTTGCAGCGCACAATGATCTGTTCGAGGAAGTGGCAAAGTTTCGCGCGGCGCGAACGATCTGGGCGCGATCGATCCATGAACGCTTTGCGCCCACCAGCGAAAAATCGACACTTCTGAGGTTCCACACGCAAACCGGTGGTTCCACGCTTACCGCTCAGCAGCCGGAGAACAACATCGTTCGCACCACCTTGCAAGCCTTGGCGGCGGTGATGGGCGGTACGCAATCCTTGCACACCAACTCATACGATGAAGCGCTGAGTCTGCCGACTGAGAAGGCGGCCGAAATCGCCTTGCGCACCCAGCAGATACTTGCCTTCGAATCCGGTTGCGCCGACTCAGCCGACCCGCTGGCCGGCTCCTACTATGTGGAGTATTTGACCAGCCGGTTGGAAGGTCGCATCACGGAAATCATGGATCAGATAGACAAACAGGGCGGCGCCGTCAATTGTATCGAGAACGGATATTACTCCAGCGAAATCAGCCAGGCGGCATATAAGACACAAAGAGCTATTGAGGATAAAGAGCGAGTCGTGGTCGGTCTCAATCGCTTCATCGGGCAAGAGAGTTCGACGCCACAGGTATTGAAAGTCGACCCGCTGTTGGAACAGAATCAGAAAGAACGACTGCAGAAAATGAAAGCCGGACGTGATAACAGAAAGGTCGAGAGTTGTTTGGACAGTTTGAGACAGACCGCCGAAAGTTCCGGCAACATAGTCGGTCCTGTTATCGAGGCGGTCGAAAACTATGCTACTGTCGGTGAGATTTCCGAGCAGTTTCGAAAAGTGTGGGGTGAATATCATGCGAAGAATTAG
- a CDS encoding DUF5668 domain-containing protein — translation MFFGVLLIVMGILMFLDQIGVIYGDWWDYFWPTVIVAIGVSMIFKHKRPPTH, via the coding sequence ATGTTCTTTGGTGTCTTGCTGATTGTCATGGGGATTCTCATGTTTCTGGATCAGATAGGTGTTATCTACGGTGATTGGTGGGATTATTTCTGGCCGACGGTTATTGTAGCAATTGGAGTCTCGATGATTTTCAAACACAAGCGCCCCCCCACGCACTGA